In the genome of Hyalangium ruber, the window CCTGGAGCCGCAGGAAGTACGCCGTGGGGTCGAACAGTCCGTCCGGGTGATCGATGCGCAGGCCATTGATGCTGCCGTCGCGCAGCCAGTCGAAGATGCGCGCGTGCGCCTCGTCGAAGACCTCGTCGTCCTCCACGCGGATGGCGGCCAGCCCGTTGATGTCGAAGAAGCGCCGGTAGTTGATCTCCTCGCCCGCCACGCGCCAGTGCGCCAGCCGGTAGCTGCACGAGGCCAGCAGGGAGTCCAGCCGGTTGAACGAGCGCGGATCGCCCTTCGTGCCGTTGAAGGCCTGCACGTTGGCGGCCACGAAGGCGGCCACCTCGGGGCTGGCCTCCACCACCGCGGCCAGGCGGCGCTTGATGACCTCCTTCTCACGGTTGCGCTCGATGACCTTGGCGCGCTCCGTCTCGGTGCGCACCGGCAGGTGCTCGATGGCGGTGAGGACGGACTGCAGCTCGATGAGGTGCGCGTTCGTGGCGCCCAGCTTCGACTCCAGGCCGGCGAGCTCATGGCGCAGGACGGTGGCGTACTGGCGTGGCGCCAGGGGCAGCTGGTGCTCGTAGTACTGGATGAAGAAGGCCCCGTCCTTGTAGGCCAGCTTCAGCTCCCCGTTCTCCAGGACGATGCCGTACTGGTCGCCGAGGATGGGCAGCAGCACCTTGTCGCGCAGCTCCGACTTCACCGGCGCCCAGTCGATGTCGAAGTATTTCGCGTAGACCGAGGACGGGCCGTTCTCCAGCACGTCGAACCACAAGGGGTTGAAGCGCTCGATGCCCATGTGGTTGGGCACCACGTCCAGCACCTGCCCCAGGCCGTGCTCGCGCAAGGTGCGGCACAGCGCCGCGTGGTCCTCGGGCGAGCCCACCTCGGGGTTGAGCTGCTGGTGGTCCACGCAGTCATACCCGTGGGTGCTGCCGGGCGAGGCCTTCAGGTAGGGCGAGGAGTACAGCTCGCTCACGCCCAGCTTCGCCAGGTAGGGCACCATGGCCCGGGCCGCCTGGAAGTTGAACCCCTGGTGCAGTTGCACCCGGTACGTGGACAGCGGCGTCTCCTTCGCGCGCGCCAACAACTCCTCCCGCACGCGCTCGTACAGCCGGTCCGCCAGGGACTTCTCTCGCTCCGCCGTCTGAGACTCGGCGGTAGCACCCTCTTCCGATCCTTGGAGAAGCATCGCCGCAGAGAGGTAGGTCTTCTGGAGCACATTGACCAGTGCGCAGGTGCCCAACCGCCCACCTGAAAACACAAAGGGCCCGCCGGTGTCTGGCGAGCCCTTGGTGGTGCGCGGACCCTCTTTCGAGGGCGGGCGACTACTTCTTCAGGTGCTTGAAGGCCTGGGCGACCTCGGTCATCTTGATCTGCTTCTTGTTGCCGTAGACGGCCTTGAGCTTGTCATCCAGGTTGATGAGCTGGCCCTGGTTGAGCGAGTTCTTCTTGATGTAGTCCCAGATGTTCTTGATGACGGCGGTGCGCGGCAGCGGCTTGCTCCCAACAACCGCGGCGAGCTCGGCAGACGGGGTGAACTCCGCCATGAACGCGGCGTTCGGCTTACGCTTGGCGCCAGCAGCGGCCTTCTTCGCAGGAGCCTTCTTCGCAGCGGTGGTCGTCTTCTTCGCAGCAGCCTTCTTAGCGGCCATTCTTGGGTCTCCTCCCCTCCGAAGGGGACATGGATTACGGCATCTAGAAGCTATAGCCGTGGCGGCGTAGTAGCACGGCCGAAGCCGAAAAACAGCCCTTTCAACGCTGTTTTCCCTCGGAAGATCGACTGCTGATCGCTTCATTTCCCTCGGGAACGGGGCCGCTGATCGCACTTTTCTCCCCTGACTGCGGGGGGATACGCCCAGGGAATTGTGCTTGCGCGCGCCCTGTCTTTGCTCTGAAAACAGGTGGACATGAACGTCCTCATCACCGGTGGAAACGGCTTCCTGGGTACCTGGCTCGCACGCGCGTTGGTCGCGCGGGGCGACAGCGTGGCGTGCCTGCTGAGGCCCTCGAGTGACGTCTCCGGCCTCGCGGGGCTGCCCTACACCCGCGTGGACGGGGACGTGACGGACAGCGCCTCGCTGGAGCGCGCCGTCCAGGGGCGAGACGTGGTGTTCCACCTGGCCGGCATCCGCCGCGCCGCCACGCGCGAGGAGTTCATGCGCGTCAACGCCGAGGGCACCCGCAACCTGTGCGAGGCCCTGGTGCGCGCCGGGGGCAAGGCCCGCCTGGTGCTCTGCGGCTCACTGGCCGCCTGTGGCCCCTCCTCCCTCCAGCGCCCCCACGTGGAGGAGGACCCCTTCCACCCCGCCGAGTGGTACGGCGAGAGCAAGGGCGAGGCCGAGCGCATCACCCTGTCCTACGCGGACCGGCTGCCCGTCACCGTGGCCCGCCCGCCCCGAATCCTCGGGCCCGGGGACCACGAGAACCTCACCTTCTTCAAGCTGGTGAAGAAGGGCATCCGCCTGAAGATTGGCGGCGGCCCCCGGCCCCTGACGCTGGTGGACGTGGAGGATGTGGTGGACCTGCTGCTGCTCTTGGCCGACCGGAAGGAGGCCCTCGGACAGGCCTTCTTCGTGGCGGGGGACCGGCCCCTCACCCTGGAGGAGCTGCAGGACATCGGCGCCCAGACGTTGGGTGTCCACCCTCGGACGGTGTACCTGCCCCCCGCGGTCCTCAAGGGCCTGGCGGCCACCGCGGACGTGATTACCCAGGCCACGGGCCGGAAACTGCCGCTGAACCGCAAGCTGGCGCGCCAGTTGCTGGCCCCCGCGTGGACATGCTCGGGGGCCAAGGCCGAGCGGCTGCTGGGCTTCCGGCCACGGAGAGACGTCGTGGAATCCATCCGCCGCAGTGCCCACTGGTACCAGGAGCAGGGCTGGTTGTAGGCCCGACCCCTGGGGTTCAGAGGCGAATTCCCAGCCTTCTTGCGCCGTTGACACACCTGCACAGGAGTGTCAGGAAGCCGCCAGCCCATGCCCGCCAAAGCTGCCTTCTACGATGTCGACGGGACGCTCGTGAAGACGAACATCGTCCACGTCTACGCCTATTACGCGATGAACCGTGGCTCGCTCCTCGGCATGGCGGGGCGTTCGCTCACCACGGCCGCCAGCCTGCCGCTGTTCGGAGCCCTGGACGTCCTCAACCGCAAGGTCTTCAACGAGTTCTTCTACCGCTACTACCAGGGGCTCACCGAGGACCGACTGCTCACCGTCGCCGAGGACATGTTCGAGGACGTGCTCAAGCCCGCCCTCTATGACCAGTCCAAGGACCTCATCGCCGAGGCGCGCCGCTCCGGCTGCCGCATCGTCCTGGTCACCGGAGCCCTGGACTTCACCATGCGCCCGCTCGCCCGCTACCTCGGGGCGGACGAGCTCATCGCCAACAAGATGCAGTTCGTGGGGGGCGTGGCCACCGGCAAGGTGATTCCCCCCATCATCGAAGGCGCCTACAAGGCCAACGCCATCCGCGACTACTGCGCCCGCGAGGGCCTGTCGCTGGCCCACTGCCATGGCTACTCGGACAGCGCCTCGGACTACGCCATGCTGGCCATCGTCGGCCGGCCTACCGCCGTCAACCCGGACATGCGACTGCGCTCCCTGGCGCGCGCCTACAACTGGCCCATCCTCGATCTGAAGTAACCCGACTCCGCTATGCGCCCCATCAAGACGCTCCAGAAGCTGTACGACGAGGAAAGTCAGGTCGTCATCACCGAGAAGGGCAGCCCTCCGCGAGCCCTCTTCTCGGGCGAGAACTTCCTGCTCGAGGACCTGCCCGTCGGCACGCGGGTCATCTTCCCCCGCCCGCCCATGGCCGGCGTCCCGAACGTCAAGGCCGCCATCCGCTGGGCCATCAACCACCCGGAGGGCATGGACCCGCTGCACGCCCTGCTGCGCCCGGGCATGAAGCTGACGTGCGTCATCGACGACATCTCCGTGCCGCTGCCGCCCATGGTCACCCCGGACGTGCGGCAGACCATCCTCGAGGTGGTGCTGGAGCTGGCCGCCGACAGTGGCGTGGATGACATCCACCTGGTCATCGCCAACGCGCTGCACCGCCGCATGACCGAGGCGGAGATGCGGCGCATGGTGGGCCAGAAGATCCACGACGCCTACTACCCGGACCGCTACTACAACCACGACGCGGAAGACCCGGACGGCATCATCGAGCTGGAGCGCACCACCCACAACGAGGTGGTGGCCCTCAACCGCCGCGTGGCCGAGAGCGACCTCATCGTCTACGTGAACGTGAACTTCGTGCCGATGAACGGCGGCCACAAGTCCATGGGCACCGGCGTGACGAACTACGCCAGCCTCCGGGCGCACCACAACCCGAAGACCATCCGGGACTCCGACAGCTACATGGAGCCCAAGTCGAGCGACCTGTACCGGAAGAACACGCGCATCGGCACGGTCATCGACAAGCACCTGAAGGTCTTCCACATCGAGACGACGCTGAACAACCGCATGTTCGGCGCGCCCCTGGAGTTCCTCGGCAAGAAGGAGGAGGACTACACCGAGGGCGACCGGCTCAAGCTGCAGGCGATGCGCTTTGCCCTCAAGCGCACCCCGCGCGCGGCGGCCCGGAAGATCTTCAACTCGGTGCCGGCCCCCTATGACGTGACGGGGGTGTTCGCCGGGGCCACCGAGCCGACGCACGCCAAGACGCTGGAGATGAGCTGGAAGCAGTACTCCGTGCCGGTGGAGGGGCAGAGCGACATCGTCATCTTCCCCATCCCCTTCGTCTCGCCCTACAGCGTCAACTCCATCCTCAACCCGCTGCTGTTGCAGGTGATGGGGCTGGGCTACTTCTTCAACCTCAACCGCGGCATTCCGCTGGTGAAGAAGGGCGGCGTGCTGATTCTGCTGCACCCGGCGTACGACGAGTTCGACCCGGTGCAGCACCCCAGCTACATCGAGTTCTTCAACCGGCTGCTGCCGGAGACGCGCGACTCGATGAAGCTGGAGCACAAGTACGAGCGCGAGTTCGCCGAGAACCCCAGCTACGTCCACCTGTACCGCAAGGGCAATGCCTACCACGGCGTCCACCCCTTCTATATGTGGTACTGGGGCGAGAACGGCCGCCAGCACGTGGGCAAGGTCATCGTCGCCGGGGCGGAGAACAACCACGTCCCCGGGCTGCTCGGCTGGGACCGCACCGACACCCTCACCGAGGCCATCGAAGAGGCCCGCGGCTTCATGGGCCGCTCGGCCACCATCAGCCTGCTGCGCATCGCGCCCACCCTGCTCGCGGACGTGAAGCTCTAAGCCACGCCCACAGCGCCCCGAGTCGCCCATGAGTCAGCTGCCCGAATTGAACGTCTCCCAGGTCTTCACCGGCAAGCGCCTGCTGTTCGCCGGCTCCACCGGCTTCGTGGGCAAGGTGACGCTGTCCATGCTCCTGACGCGCTACGGCCAGGAGCTCGACAAGCTCTATGTGCTGGTGCGCAAGGGCAGCGCCGCGTCCGCCGAGCGCCGCTTCTTCGACAAGGTCGCCATCAGCGAGCCCTTCCAGCCGCTGCGCGATGCGTACGGCGATGAGGGCGCGCTCGAGTTCATCCGCGCCAAGTGCGAGATCCTCGACGGCGACATCACCGACCCGAACATGGGGCTCACCGACGCGCAGGTGGAGGCGCTCACCGGCAAGGTGGCCGCCATCGTCAACTGCGCGGGCCTGGTGTCCTTCAACCCCTCGCTGGAAGTCGGCCTCAACGTCAACACCCACGGCGTGAAGTACGTGGTGGAGCTGGCGCTGAAGTGGAACGCGCCGCTCATCCACATGTCCACCGCCTTCGTGGCGGGCAACCGCAGCGGCCTCGTCTTCGAGGACGAGGAGGTGCTGGGCTACTTCCCCAAGAAGGACGAGCTGGACGGGCGCGACTTCAACCTGGAGCAGGAGCTCAAGGACGCCGAGCGCATCGTCGCGCGGCTGCGCGAGCAGGCCGATGACAAGGCCCTCACCTCCACGTTCCGCAAGAAGGCGCTGGACCGGCTCGAGGAGGAAGGCCGCGACGTCAACGACGAGAAGACGCTGCGGCTGGCGGTGGGCCGCGAGCGCAAGCTGTGGCTCACCGGCGAGCTGGTGCGCGCCGGCATGGAGCGCGCCCTGCACTGGGGCTGGCCCAACACGTACACGTACACCAAGAGCCTCGGCGAGCAGGTGATGGCCGCCACGCCGGGCCTGCGCTACTCCATCGTGCGCCCCTCCATCGTGGAGAGCGCGATGCACTTCCCCTTCCCCGGGTGGAACGAGGGCTTCACCACCTCGGCGCCGCTGGCGTTCGCCGGCCTCAAGGGGCAGCGCGGCATCCCCGCCGGCCACAGCACCATCCTGGACATCATCCCCGTGGACAAGGTGGCTGGGGCCACCATCGGCATCACCGCCCACGCCCTCACGGTGGAGGAGCGGCGCGTCTACCACCTGGCCTCCGGCGACGAGAACCCGTTCTACGCCAGCCGCTCGGTGGAGCTGGTGGGCCTCTACCGCCGCCGCTACTACCGGCACAAGGAGGGCGGCAACGCGCTGATGAACGCGGTGCGCTCGCGCGTGGAGCCGCAGCCCGTCTCGCGTCAGGCCTTCGAGCGCTTCAGCGCCCCGGCCTTCGTCAAGGGCGCCCAGTTGCTCAAGAAGGTCATCGACGAGGTGCGGCCTACGTGGGGCGCCCCCGGCGTGCAGGCCCTGCTGGATCGGGCCAAGACGAAGCTGGATGACGTGGAGGAGCAGGCCTCCAGCCTGGCCATGCTCATCGAGCTGTTCCTGCCCTTCATCTGGGAGAACCGCTACGTCTTCCGCTGCGACAACACGCGCTCGGTCTACACGCGGATGGCGCACTCGGACCGCGTGAAGATTCCGTGGGACCCCGAGCACATCGACTGGCGGGCCTACTGGCTGGAGACGCACCTGCCCGGCCTGGAGAAGTGGGTGTTCCCCGGCCTGGAGGAGGAGACGCAGAAGCGCACCGTCATCCCCGCGCACCGCGACTTGCTGGAGCTGTTCGAGGCCAGCGTGCATGCGTGGCGGCACCGGGTGGCCTTCCGCATGTTCTCCGACGAGCGGGAGGAGCGCTTCACCTACGGCGAGGCGCACCGCTACGCCTCCCGCGTGGGCAGCGCCCTGCTGCGCTCCGGCGTGAAGCACGGAGACCGGGTGCTGCTGGTGTCGGAGAACCGGCCCGAGTGGGCCATCTCCTACTTCGGCATCCTGCGCGCGGGCGCCACCGTGGTGCCGGTGGACCCGGCGCTCACCGAGGCGGAGGTGGTCAACATCTCCCGCCGCGCCGAGGCCAAGGCGCTGCTCATCTCCGAGCAGGCCTCCGAGGAGTTCCCCGGCCTCATCACCGCGCTCCAGGGCGGCGAGAAGCCTCCGGTCGTCATGAGCCTCGCCGAGGCCATGGCGGGAGACCCCGCCTTCCCGGACCGCATCGGCAAGGTGCGCAAGACGGCCGCCGCGGATGACGTGGCCAGCCTCATCTTCACCTCGGGCACCACGGGCAACCCCAAGGGCGTCATGCTCACCCACCGCAACTTCGCCTCGCTGGTGGCGAAGCTGGCCGGCGCCTTCAACATCGGCGTGGGCGATGGGCTGGTGTCCGTGCTCCCGCTGCACCACACCTTCGAGTTCTCCGCCGGCTTCCTCACCCCGTTCTCGCGCGGCGCGGAGATTACGTACATCGACGAGCTCACCTCGGACCGGCTGGGTGACGTGTTCGAGACGGGCCGCGTAACGGCCATGGTGGGCGTGCCGGCGCTGTGGCAGCTCCTGCACCGCAAGATTACCCAGGAGATGGCCAGCCGCCCGCCGGTGGTGGAGCAGGCCCTCAAGGCGCTGATGGCCTCGCACGGAGAGCTGCGCAACCGCAGCTCGGTGAACCTGGGCAAGCTCCTGTTCTGGCCGGTCCACCGCAAGTTCGGCGGCAAGGTGAAGTTCCTGGTGTCGGGCGGCTCGGCGCTGCCGGACGAGGTCCACAAGGCGTTCCACGCCCTGGGCTTCAACATCACCGAGGGCTATGGCCTCACCGAGGCGGCCCCCGTGCTCGCCGTGGCCGAGCCCACCAACAAGCGCCAGCCGGGCACCGTGGGCAAGCCCCTGCCGGGCATCGAGATCCGCATCGACAGCCCCGACAACGAGGGCATCGGCGAGGTGCTCGCCAAGGGCCCCAACATCATGGCCGGCTACTTCGGGGACCGCGAGTCCACCGAGGCCGTGCTCAAGGAGGGCTGGCTGCACACCGGCGACCTCGGGCGGCTGGATGCCGAGGGGCGCCTGTACCTGGTGGGCCGCAAGAAGGATGTGATCATCGACGCCAACGGGAAGAACGTCTACCCGGACGAGCTCGAGGATCTCTACGGCATCCACACGCATATCAAGGAGCTGTCCATCGTCGGCCTGCCGGACGAGGGCGGCGGCGAGAAGGTCGCCTGCCTCTGCGTGCCCGACTACAAGGAGCGCCCCCGCGAGGAGGTGCGCCGCGAGCTGGAGGAGCACTTCAAGAACGTCAGCGCCGACATGCCCTTCTACCGCCGGGTGAAGGTGCTGCGCTTCTGGGACGGGGAGCTGCCCCGCACCTCCACGCGCAAGGTGAAGCGCAAGCTGGTGGTGGAGGAGCTCAAGCGCCTGGAGCGCCTGGCCTCCAGCACCGAGAAGGCCCGCGAGAAGGTCACCGCCACCGGCGGCGTGAGCGACTGGCTCTACCCCCTCATCGCCGAGGTGGTGAACCGGCCCCTCGCGGACGTGCGCCCCGAGGCCCGCCTCTCGGGAGACCTGGGCTTCGACTCGCTCATGCTCACCGAGCTGTCGGTGGCCCTGGAACAGGCCGGCGTGCCGCTGCCCGCGGTGAATGACTTGACGCAGGTCAACACGGTGGACGACCTGCGCAAGCTCATCGTCGCCTCCGGTCGCAGGCCGGCGGCCGAGGCGCGCGCCAAGGAGATCTCCGAGGACAACAAGCGCTCCGAGGAGATGGAGATCCCCGTGCCGGACCTGGTGGCCAACCTGGGCCGGCAGCTGCTCACCTTCGGGCAGAAGATGCTCTACGGCGGCGCGTTCGACGTGAAGGTGACGGGCAAGCCCTTCGTGCCGCAGAACCGCAACTTCCTCGTCATCGCCAACCACGCCAGCCACCTGGACGCGGGCCTCATCCGCACCGTGCTCGAGGAGCAGGGCCAGAAGCTGGTGGCGCTGGCGGCGCGCGACTACTTCTTCGACACGGCGCTCAAGCGCGCCTACTTCGAGAACTTCACCGACCTCATCCCCATGGACCGGCACGGCAGCCTGCGCGAGTCGCTGCGGCTGGCGGGCGAGTCGCTGCGCATGGGCTACAACCTGCTCATCTTCCCCGAGGGCACCCGCTCGGTGACGGGCGAGCTGCTCGAGTTCAAGCCGACGCTGGGCTACCTGGCGCTCACCTATGAGGTGGACGTGCTGCCGCTCTACCTCAAGGGCACCTTCGAGGCGCTGCCCAAGGGCACCATGTTCCCGAAGTCCAAGGAGCTCGAGGTCCACATCGGGCCGGTGCTGAAGTACTCGGACCTCCGCGCCAAGACGCAGGGCATGGCGCGCTCGGAGAGCTACCGCTACGCCACGCGGCTGGCGGAGGAGGCCATCAAGGCGCTGCGGGCCGGCCGGGTGCTCAACCTGGACGCCGCGGCCACCACGGAGGAGCAGCGGCGCGCGCTGGGCTCCACGGGAGGGCAGGACGCGTGAAGCTGCTCGTGACGGGAGGCACCGGTTTCCTGGGCATCCACCTGGTGCCCAAGCTGCTCGAGGCGGGCCACGAGGTGCGCCTCATCGGCCGCACCCCGCCCACGGCCTCCGTGCTGGCCAAGGCGGAGTTCGTCCAGGCGGACCTGAAGAACCGCGAGGCCGTCAAGCGCGCCCTGGAGGGCGTCGAGGCCGTCTACCACCTGGCGGGGCTCGTCTCCTTCCAGGACAAGGACGCGCGGAAGATGTACGAGCTGCACGTGGACGCCACGCGCGAGCTGGTACGCGACGTGCGCGAGGCCGGGGTGAAGCGCTTCATCCTCGCCTCCACCTCCGGCACCATCGCCGTGTCCAAGGAGGAGCGCGTCGGCACGGAGGAGGACGACTACCCCATCACCGTGGTGGGCCGCTGGCCGTACTACCTCTCGAAGATCTACGAGGAGAAGCTCACCCTGGAGTACTGCCGCAAGCACTCCATCCCCCTGGTGGTGCTCAACCCCAGCCTGCTCATGGGGCCCGGGGATGACCGGCTCTCCTCCACCTGGACGGTGGTGAAGTTCCTCAACAAGGAGATCCCCGCCATGCCCGGCGGCGGCATGTCCTTCGTGGACGTGCGCGACGCGGCGGACGCCTTCGTCAACGCCCTCACGCGCGGCGAGCTGGGCGGCCGCCACCTCATGGGCGTGAACATGTCCATGCCGGACTTCTTCGACCGGCTGGCACGGCTCACCGGCGTGAGCGCCCCCCGGCTCCACCTGCCCTCCCAGGCCAACGTGCTGGGGGCCAAGCTGCTGGAGCGCTGGGCGAAGCTGCGCGGCACCAAGCCCCTGCTGGATCCGCAGGAGGTGGATGTCGGCGAGCACTTCTTCTACCTGGACGCCTCGAAGGCGGAGCGCGAGCTGGGCTTCCGCGCCCGGGACCCGCAGGAGACGCTGCACGACACGGTGCAGTACATCTTCACGAAGATGCCTCCCCAGAACCTTCCGGGCACCAAGGGTCGCCTCTCGGAGCTGCGCGAGGGAACCTGATAGGATTCCACCCTTGCTGGATCCAACCCGGCAAGCCTTGATCAATCCCCTTGGCAACGGCTTGATGGGCGTGGACGCCACCGCGTACACGCGGTCTCCCTTGGGCATGCCTCCATGAAGGATCCGAAGTTCACAGATATCTCGACGGCCGCCACGCCCAGACGCACGAGCGCCCAGGTGTCGGGCCCAGTCCCGGCGCTGACCCTCATCTCCCACCCCACCCCCCAGCGCGCGGGGGAGCGGCTGATCCTCGAGGCGCTCGCCAGCGGCGGCACCGTGGCGCTCTCGCGCATCTCCCCGGACTTCGTCCGCCCGGGCAGCACCCTGGCCATGCCCCTGGCCGATACCTTCCTCAGCCGAAAGCCCCTGCTCTTCGACCGCGCGGCCAACGGCGGCGTCCGGCTGACGGTGGAGGAAGGCGGCACGCTGGTCCAGATCGGTGAGACGCCGTTCACCGGCACCCGGGAGTTCGGACCCGAAGAGCTGAACTCGGGCGTACCCCTCGTGCTCGCCGAGCGCGTCGTCCTGCTGCTCCATCTGGTGGTCTCCCCCGAGGCGCACACCCCCAACGATCTGGGCATGGTGGGCTCCGGCGCGGGCACCCGCCGCGTGCGCGAGGACATCGCGCGCGTGTCCGACCTGAACGTGCCCGTGCTCATCCGGGGCGAGACAGGCTCGGGCAAGGAGCTCGTCGCGCGGGCCATCCACCAGCACAGCCCGCGCCGGTCCGCGCCCTTCATCAGCGTCAACCTGGGCGCCCTGCCCAAGGAGCTCGCCGCCGCCGAGCTCTTCGGCGCGCGCAAGGGCGCCTACACGGGCGCCACCCAGGACCGGGAGGGTTTCTTCCGCGCCGCCCACGGCGGCACCCTCTTCCTCGATGAGGTGGGCGAGGCCCCTCCCGAGGTCCAGGTGCTGCTGCTGCGCGTGCTGGAGACGGGAGAGGTGTTCCCGGTGGGCGGCCACGCGCCCGTGCCCGTCGACGTGCGGCTCATCACCGCCACGGATGCCGACCTCGAGGAGCGCATCCGCCAGGATCTCTTCAAGGCCCCGCTGCTGCACCGGCTGGCGGGCTTCGAGATCCAGGTGCCTCCGCTGCGCGAGCGCCGCGAGGACATCGGCGTGCTCTTCTACCACTTCGCTCGCCAGGAGCTGGAAGCCCTGGGCGAGGCCCATCGCCTCGAGGCGGCGGCATCCCAGGCCGACCCGTGGCTCCCCACCGCGCTGGCGGCCCGGCTGGTGCGCTACGCGTGGCCCGGCAACATCCGCCAGCTCCGCAACCTGACCCGGCAGATCGTCATCGGCAGCCGCGGCCAGCCCCGGCTCCAGGCCAACCCCCGCCTCGAGCAGGAGCTGGATGCCTCCGAACCGGTGATGCCCTCGCGTCAGGCCGCGGCCCTCGCGCCCGCCGCGAAGGAGCCGCCCGCGCCCCCGGAGCCCGCAACGCCCCGCCGCAAGCCCTCCGAGGTGACGGACCAGGAGCTGCTGCAGGCCCTGCGCTCCACCTCGTGGGACCTCAAGGCCGCCGCGGAGCGCCTGGGCATCACCCGCCCCTCGCTCTACATGC includes:
- a CDS encoding SWIB/MDM2 domain-containing protein codes for the protein MAAKKAAAKKTTTAAKKAPAKKAAAGAKRKPNAAFMAEFTPSAELAAVVGSKPLPRTAVIKNIWDYIKKNSLNQGQLINLDDKLKAVYGNKKQIKMTEVAQAFKHLKK
- a CDS encoding HAD family hydrolase; the encoded protein is MPAKAAFYDVDGTLVKTNIVHVYAYYAMNRGSLLGMAGRSLTTAASLPLFGALDVLNRKVFNEFFYRYYQGLTEDRLLTVAEDMFEDVLKPALYDQSKDLIAEARRSGCRIVLVTGALDFTMRPLARYLGADELIANKMQFVGGVATGKVIPPIIEGAYKANAIRDYCAREGLSLAHCHGYSDSASDYAMLAIVGRPTAVNPDMRLRSLARAYNWPILDLK
- a CDS encoding NAD-dependent epimerase/dehydratase family protein, with protein sequence MNVLITGGNGFLGTWLARALVARGDSVACLLRPSSDVSGLAGLPYTRVDGDVTDSASLERAVQGRDVVFHLAGIRRAATREEFMRVNAEGTRNLCEALVRAGGKARLVLCGSLAACGPSSLQRPHVEEDPFHPAEWYGESKGEAERITLSYADRLPVTVARPPRILGPGDHENLTFFKLVKKGIRLKIGGGPRPLTLVDVEDVVDLLLLLADRKEALGQAFFVAGDRPLTLEELQDIGAQTLGVHPRTVYLPPAVLKGLAATADVITQATGRKLPLNRKLARQLLAPAWTCSGAKAERLLGFRPRRDVVESIRRSAHWYQEQGWL
- a CDS encoding AMP-binding protein, which codes for MSQLPELNVSQVFTGKRLLFAGSTGFVGKVTLSMLLTRYGQELDKLYVLVRKGSAASAERRFFDKVAISEPFQPLRDAYGDEGALEFIRAKCEILDGDITDPNMGLTDAQVEALTGKVAAIVNCAGLVSFNPSLEVGLNVNTHGVKYVVELALKWNAPLIHMSTAFVAGNRSGLVFEDEEVLGYFPKKDELDGRDFNLEQELKDAERIVARLREQADDKALTSTFRKKALDRLEEEGRDVNDEKTLRLAVGRERKLWLTGELVRAGMERALHWGWPNTYTYTKSLGEQVMAATPGLRYSIVRPSIVESAMHFPFPGWNEGFTTSAPLAFAGLKGQRGIPAGHSTILDIIPVDKVAGATIGITAHALTVEERRVYHLASGDENPFYASRSVELVGLYRRRYYRHKEGGNALMNAVRSRVEPQPVSRQAFERFSAPAFVKGAQLLKKVIDEVRPTWGAPGVQALLDRAKTKLDDVEEQASSLAMLIELFLPFIWENRYVFRCDNTRSVYTRMAHSDRVKIPWDPEHIDWRAYWLETHLPGLEKWVFPGLEEETQKRTVIPAHRDLLELFEASVHAWRHRVAFRMFSDEREERFTYGEAHRYASRVGSALLRSGVKHGDRVLLVSENRPEWAISYFGILRAGATVVPVDPALTEAEVVNISRRAEAKALLISEQASEEFPGLITALQGGEKPPVVMSLAEAMAGDPAFPDRIGKVRKTAAADDVASLIFTSGTTGNPKGVMLTHRNFASLVAKLAGAFNIGVGDGLVSVLPLHHTFEFSAGFLTPFSRGAEITYIDELTSDRLGDVFETGRVTAMVGVPALWQLLHRKITQEMASRPPVVEQALKALMASHGELRNRSSVNLGKLLFWPVHRKFGGKVKFLVSGGSALPDEVHKAFHALGFNITEGYGLTEAAPVLAVAEPTNKRQPGTVGKPLPGIEIRIDSPDNEGIGEVLAKGPNIMAGYFGDRESTEAVLKEGWLHTGDLGRLDAEGRLYLVGRKKDVIIDANGKNVYPDELEDLYGIHTHIKELSIVGLPDEGGGEKVACLCVPDYKERPREEVRRELEEHFKNVSADMPFYRRVKVLRFWDGELPRTSTRKVKRKLVVEELKRLERLASSTEKAREKVTATGGVSDWLYPLIAEVVNRPLADVRPEARLSGDLGFDSLMLTELSVALEQAGVPLPAVNDLTQVNTVDDLRKLIVASGRRPAAEARAKEISEDNKRSEEMEIPVPDLVANLGRQLLTFGQKMLYGGAFDVKVTGKPFVPQNRNFLVIANHASHLDAGLIRTVLEEQGQKLVALAARDYFFDTALKRAYFENFTDLIPMDRHGSLRESLRLAGESLRMGYNLLIFPEGTRSVTGELLEFKPTLGYLALTYEVDVLPLYLKGTFEALPKGTMFPKSKELEVHIGPVLKYSDLRAKTQGMARSESYRYATRLAEEAIKALRAGRVLNLDAAATTEEQRRALGSTGGQDA
- a CDS encoding NAD-dependent epimerase/dehydratase family protein; the protein is MKLLVTGGTGFLGIHLVPKLLEAGHEVRLIGRTPPTASVLAKAEFVQADLKNREAVKRALEGVEAVYHLAGLVSFQDKDARKMYELHVDATRELVRDVREAGVKRFILASTSGTIAVSKEERVGTEEDDYPITVVGRWPYYLSKIYEEKLTLEYCRKHSIPLVVLNPSLLMGPGDDRLSSTWTVVKFLNKEIPAMPGGGMSFVDVRDAADAFVNALTRGELGGRHLMGVNMSMPDFFDRLARLTGVSAPRLHLPSQANVLGAKLLERWAKLRGTKPLLDPQEVDVGEHFFYLDASKAERELGFRARDPQETLHDTVQYIFTKMPPQNLPGTKGRLSELREGT
- a CDS encoding lactate racemase domain-containing protein produces the protein MRPIKTLQKLYDEESQVVITEKGSPPRALFSGENFLLEDLPVGTRVIFPRPPMAGVPNVKAAIRWAINHPEGMDPLHALLRPGMKLTCVIDDISVPLPPMVTPDVRQTILEVVLELAADSGVDDIHLVIANALHRRMTEAEMRRMVGQKIHDAYYPDRYYNHDAEDPDGIIELERTTHNEVVALNRRVAESDLIVYVNVNFVPMNGGHKSMGTGVTNYASLRAHHNPKTIRDSDSYMEPKSSDLYRKNTRIGTVIDKHLKVFHIETTLNNRMFGAPLEFLGKKEEDYTEGDRLKLQAMRFALKRTPRAAARKIFNSVPAPYDVTGVFAGATEPTHAKTLEMSWKQYSVPVEGQSDIVIFPIPFVSPYSVNSILNPLLLQVMGLGYFFNLNRGIPLVKKGGVLILLHPAYDEFDPVQHPSYIEFFNRLLPETRDSMKLEHKYEREFAENPSYVHLYRKGNAYHGVHPFYMWYWGENGRQHVGKVIVAGAENNHVPGLLGWDRTDTLTEAIEEARGFMGRSATISLLRIAPTLLADVKL